One genomic segment of Clavelina lepadiformis chromosome 3, kaClaLepa1.1, whole genome shotgun sequence includes these proteins:
- the LOC143450406 gene encoding ras-related protein Rab-7a-like, with amino-acid sequence MASGKKVLLKVIILGDSGVGKTSLMNQYVSKKFSGHYKATIGADFVSKDMVVDDRLVTMQIWDTAGQERFQSLGVAFYRGADCCVLVYDVTMPNTFKTLDSWRDEFLIQASPRDPENFPFVVIGNKIDLENRVVSYKRAQGWCHTKNDIPYFECSAKDNINVEQAFQTVAKQALLQEADVELFPDQFPDRIDLKSNDNKPKSDCAC; translated from the exons ATGGCATCTGGCAAGAAAGTCCTCTTGAAGGTCATCATTCTGGGAGACAGCGG TGTTGGAAAAACTTCGTTGATGAACCAATACGTGAgcaagaaattttccggtcaTTACAAGGCGACAATTGGAGCAGATTTTGTTTCCAAAGACATGGTAGTTGACGACAGGCTTGTCACTATGCAG ATCTGGGATACGGCTGGACAAGAGCGCTTTCAATCACTTGGTGTCGCTTTTTATCGGGGAGCAGATTGTTGCGTTCTtgtttatgatgtcacaatgccAAACACTTTTAAAACACTTGACAGTTGGCGTGATGAGTTTTTGATCCAGGCTTCTCCGCGAGATCCCGAAAACTTCCCGTTTGTGGTGATTGGAAATAAGATTGATCTTGAGAATCGAGTG GTGTCGTACAAGAGAGCTCAGGGATGGTGCCACACTAAGAACGACATCCCATACTTTGAATGTTCCGCAAAAGACAACATAAACGTGGAGCAAGCATTCCAGACTGTCGCCAAACAGGCGCTCCTGCAGGAAGCCGACGTTGAACTTTTCCCCGACCAGTTTCCAGATAGAATTGACCTGAAGAGCAACGATAACAAGCCTAAATCTGACTGTGCATGTTAA
- the LOC143450722 gene encoding ras-related protein Rab-7a-like — protein MASGKKVLLKVIILGDSGVGKTSLMNQYVNKKFSNQYKATIGADFLSKDMVVDDRLVTMQIWDTAGQERFQSLGVAFYRGADCCVLVYDVTMPNTFKTLDSWRDEFLIQASPRDPENFPFVVIGNKIDLENRVVSYKRAQGWCHTKNDIPYFECSAKDNINVEQAFQTVAKQALLQEADVELFPDQFPDRIDLKSNDNKPKSDCAC, from the exons GCGG TGTTGGAAAAACTTCGTTGATGAACCAATACGTGAACAAAAAGTTCAGCAATCAATACAAGGCGACAATTGGTGCAGATTTTCTTTCCAAGGACATGGTAGTTGATGACAGGCTTGTCACTATGCAG ATCTGGGATACGGCTGGACAAGAGCGCTTTCAATCACTTGGTGTCGCTTTTTATCGGGGAGCAGATTGTTGCGTTCTtgtttatgatgtcacaatgccAAACACTTTTAAAACACTTGACAGTTGGCGTGATGAGTTTTTGATCCAGGCTTCTCCACGAGATCCCGAAAACTTCCCGTTTGTAGTGATTGGAAATAAGATTGATCTTGAGAATCGAGTG GTGTCTTACAAGAGAGCTCAGGGATGGTGCCACACAAAGAACGACATCCCATACTTTGAATGCTCCGCAAAAGACAACATAAACGTGGAGCAAGCATTTCAGACTGTCGCCAAACAGGCTCTGCTGCAGGAAGCCGACGTTGAACTTTTCCCCGACCAGTTTCCAGATAGAATTGACCTGAAGAGCAACGATAACAAGCCTAAATCTGACTGTGCATGTTAA